The Deltaproteobacteria bacterium region GAGATAAAAGAGGTGGTAATTTTTGAAAAACTGTCAAAAAAAGAAAAGACCATTCTTCTTGGCGAACATAACAGGGTCCGTGCCGATATTGGCGTGAAGGCCCTCGAATGGTCTGATGAGCTTTCCCGGTATGTAGAGCAATGGGCAAATTATCTGGCTGAAAATTTGTGTGTACTCCGGCATAGGCCCTCATCGGGAAAGTGGAAGCGGAAATACGGTGAAAATCTCTTTATGTGCGTT contains the following coding sequences:
- a CDS encoding CAP domain-containing protein; translated protein: MKKIWIAFVFLSLFTVKGLAAEEIKEVVIFEKLSKKEKTILLGEHNRVRADIGVKALEWSDELSRYVEQWANYLAENLCVLRHRPSSGKWKRKYGENLFMCV